In Arthrobacter ramosus, one DNA window encodes the following:
- a CDS encoding response regulator — translation MAETPITVALVDDQPLFRSGIRMLVQSQPDMDMAWEADDGEQAVALAAEQRPDVMLMDLRMPVLDGVEATRRITEEADAAGVGKPKIIALTTFNRDQAVVEAVQAGASGYLLKSAEPEFLLAAIRTVYSGYSVIAPGSVHELFQHAARTVPVAGPDLAVMDELSPRERDVFLLAAKGLGNAEMAQSLFVSEATVKSHLRSVLSKLGLRTRLQLVAFAYERRLLG, via the coding sequence GTGGCTGAAACGCCCATCACGGTTGCCTTAGTGGACGACCAACCACTGTTCCGCTCCGGCATCCGCATGCTGGTGCAGAGCCAACCGGACATGGACATGGCCTGGGAGGCCGACGACGGCGAACAAGCCGTGGCGCTCGCGGCCGAGCAGCGGCCGGACGTCATGCTGATGGATCTTCGGATGCCCGTGCTGGACGGAGTCGAGGCCACGCGTCGCATCACCGAGGAAGCAGATGCGGCCGGGGTGGGCAAACCAAAGATTATTGCCCTGACCACCTTCAACAGGGACCAAGCAGTGGTCGAAGCCGTGCAGGCCGGCGCCAGTGGCTACCTGCTCAAGAGCGCGGAACCGGAATTCCTGCTGGCTGCCATCCGGACCGTGTATTCGGGATACTCGGTGATCGCCCCCGGTTCGGTTCACGAACTCTTCCAGCACGCGGCGAGGACGGTGCCGGTCGCCGGGCCGGACCTCGCCGTCATGGACGAGCTGTCTCCACGCGAGCGGGATGTGTTCCTGCTGGCGGCCAAAGGCTTGGGGAACGCGGAGATGGCGCAAAGCCTGTTTGTCTCCGAGGCGACAGTGAAATCCCATCTGCGCAGTGTGCTCAGCAAGCTCGGGCTGCGCACAAGGCTTCAACTGGTGGCCTTCGCCTACGAACGCAGGCTCCTCGGGTAG
- a CDS encoding DUF4383 domain-containing protein — MTTASHPAQHHVMGLTLHNTALVLGWVFLAVGVLGFIPGITSNYGAMTFAGHDSGAMLLGVFQVSVLHNIVHLLFGAAGLYFARTGRMARGYLIGGGAIYLVLWIYGLITTSNMSADFVPMNAADDWLHLVLGVVMVALGLWLGRDAREESKGRAM; from the coding sequence ATGACTACTGCTTCACACCCCGCGCAGCACCACGTGATGGGGCTGACGCTGCACAACACAGCACTGGTATTGGGCTGGGTTTTCCTGGCTGTTGGCGTCTTGGGATTTATCCCGGGCATCACCAGCAATTACGGCGCCATGACCTTTGCAGGACATGACTCGGGCGCCATGCTTCTTGGAGTCTTCCAAGTATCCGTCCTGCACAATATTGTCCATTTGCTATTCGGCGCGGCAGGCCTGTACTTCGCGAGGACTGGAAGGATGGCGCGCGGTTACCTCATCGGTGGCGGCGCAATCTACCTCGTCCTGTGGATCTACGGTCTCATCACCACGTCGAACATGAGCGCTGACTTCGTGCCCATGAACGCCGCGGACGACTGGCTGCACCTGGTTCTCGGTGTTGTCATGGTTGCCCTTGGCCTGTGGCTTGGACGCGACGCAAGAGAGGAGTCGAAGGGCCGCGCCATGTAG